A DNA window from Pseudomonas resinovorans NBRC 106553 contains the following coding sequences:
- a CDS encoding cupin domain-containing protein — MPSPLSQLNQQPINLLQKLSLVTEQWSPKVVAEMNDYQFKVVRIQGDFVWHSHAETDEAFFVIEGQLRIDFRDRHVVLGSGDLFVVPKGVEHKPYAQEEVLLMLIEPRGVVNTGEAAGDRTAESDVWI; from the coding sequence ATGCCCAGCCCCCTCTCGCAGCTCAACCAGCAGCCGATCAACCTCCTTCAGAAGCTCTCACTCGTCACTGAGCAGTGGTCACCCAAGGTCGTTGCGGAAATGAACGACTACCAATTCAAGGTCGTACGTATCCAGGGTGACTTCGTCTGGCACTCTCACGCGGAAACGGACGAGGCTTTCTTTGTGATCGAGGGCCAGCTGCGCATCGACTTCCGGGACCGGCACGTGGTGCTCGGCAGCGGCGACTTGTTCGTTGTGCCGAAAGGTGTCGAGCACAAGCCTTACGCCCAGGAGGAGGTGTTGTTGATGCTCATAGAGCCCCGCGGTGTGGTGAACACCGGCGAAGCGGCTGGGGATCGCACGGCAGAGAGCGATGTCTGGATATAG
- a CDS encoding AraC family transcriptional regulator, whose amino-acid sequence MSAGSARRDWMLQSHFPSKVERIEAYFSGHGYEPHRHDTYAIGLTMSGVQSFRYRGGMRHSLPGGAMVLHPDELHDGRAGTDEGFRYRMLYIDPVLIQQALGGKALPFVADGLSNDVRVLRAIDSLMQAMERPVESLEEDDAIHDLAHALEAAAGKGRGRRAIDYQAAERARSYILDMNGASMTIEELERISGRDQSSLSRDFRALYGTSPYRYVTMRRLDICRDLLLSGSDLADAALAAGFYDQSHMTRQFRNTFGLSPARWLLLLKSL is encoded by the coding sequence ATGAGTGCAGGTTCCGCCAGGCGAGACTGGATGCTTCAAAGTCACTTTCCAAGCAAAGTGGAACGAATCGAAGCCTATTTCAGCGGTCATGGTTACGAGCCCCATCGGCACGACACCTATGCCATCGGTCTAACGATGTCCGGCGTACAAAGCTTTCGCTATCGCGGCGGGATGCGGCACAGCCTTCCCGGCGGAGCGATGGTGCTTCACCCGGATGAGCTTCACGATGGCAGGGCCGGTACCGATGAGGGTTTCCGTTATCGCATGCTCTACATAGACCCGGTGCTGATCCAGCAGGCACTGGGCGGCAAGGCCCTTCCGTTTGTCGCAGACGGTCTATCCAACGACGTACGAGTTCTTCGAGCGATCGACTCGCTCATGCAGGCAATGGAACGCCCCGTCGAGTCGCTGGAGGAGGACGACGCCATCCATGATCTGGCTCACGCACTGGAGGCAGCAGCGGGAAAAGGCCGGGGCCGTCGCGCCATCGACTATCAAGCCGCCGAGCGCGCCCGGTCATACATTCTGGACATGAACGGCGCGAGCATGACGATCGAAGAACTGGAGCGGATCAGCGGGCGGGATCAAAGCAGCCTGTCCCGGGACTTTCGTGCGCTTTATGGAACCAGCCCGTATCGCTACGTGACCATGCGCCGCCTGGATATCTGTCGTGATCTTCTGTTGTCCGGCTCTGACCTCGCAGATGCCGCCCTCGCCGCAGGCTTCTACGATCAGAGCCATATGACACGCCAGTTCCGCAATACCTTCGGGCTTTCACCGGCACGCTGGTTGTTGCTCCTGAAATCCCTCTAG
- a CDS encoding FAD-binding oxidoreductase has product MTHRDPRLDSMSFWQHDYGHYSPNGPLKEDLKVDVAIIGGGFTGLNTAWQFKRDNPNARVVVLEAAVIGFGASGRNAGFSTRLFGLEPEMVLLRWGKQKLIDAHHYLDKAVAHTKDLIEAQGLQSDYRHTGMVRISYSGKQMGRLQKTHELLQQLGIAGDLTWQDKSRVQQDFHSERFTGGIYESNTGNLNPCKQVRELKRLAESAGVSIHETSPVTDIERTASDIVLKTPGGKITADKLVVATNAYSRQVPDTRRLQNRQYPLWTYQVVTERLTAEQWESIGWKDRQAFGDNRQLLHYYRPTADGRIVMGGGNAMVYRTPAMDEVSSPMSWQHCEAHLKWIYPQLKDVRIAYRWGGPVSVNVDMVPEISFVDDERIIYSGGCFGHGVALTHLNGRTIADLLDGRKTELTDFWIVNRKSISMPNDTLSFVAGRVARRALQAFDWWEERSLQGR; this is encoded by the coding sequence ATGACCCATCGAGACCCGCGACTGGACAGCATGTCCTTCTGGCAGCACGACTATGGGCACTACTCGCCCAACGGCCCCCTGAAGGAAGACCTGAAGGTGGACGTGGCCATCATCGGCGGCGGCTTCACCGGCCTGAACACCGCCTGGCAGTTCAAGCGGGACAACCCCAACGCCCGCGTCGTGGTACTCGAAGCCGCCGTCATCGGCTTCGGGGCCAGCGGCCGCAACGCCGGTTTCAGTACTCGGCTCTTCGGACTCGAGCCCGAGATGGTGCTGCTGCGCTGGGGCAAGCAGAAACTGATCGATGCCCACCACTACCTGGACAAGGCGGTCGCCCACACGAAAGACCTGATCGAGGCGCAAGGTCTGCAATCGGATTACCGCCATACCGGCATGGTTCGCATCAGCTACTCCGGGAAGCAGATGGGCCGCCTGCAGAAAACCCATGAGCTGCTCCAGCAGCTGGGCATCGCCGGGGATCTCACGTGGCAGGACAAGTCCCGGGTTCAGCAGGACTTCCACTCCGAGCGCTTCACCGGTGGGATCTATGAGTCCAACACCGGCAACCTCAACCCGTGCAAGCAGGTTCGAGAACTCAAGCGCCTGGCCGAATCGGCGGGTGTTTCAATCCACGAAACCAGCCCGGTCACCGACATTGAAAGGACCGCCTCGGACATCGTGCTGAAGACGCCCGGTGGCAAGATCACCGCCGACAAGCTCGTGGTCGCCACCAACGCCTACTCCCGCCAGGTGCCGGACACCCGCAGGCTGCAGAACCGGCAGTACCCCCTCTGGACCTATCAGGTCGTCACCGAGCGCCTCACCGCGGAGCAATGGGAGAGCATCGGCTGGAAGGACCGACAGGCATTCGGCGACAACCGGCAACTGCTGCATTACTACCGCCCGACCGCCGACGGCCGCATCGTCATGGGTGGGGGCAACGCGATGGTCTACCGGACACCCGCCATGGACGAAGTGTCCTCGCCCATGAGCTGGCAGCACTGCGAAGCCCATTTGAAGTGGATCTACCCGCAACTGAAGGACGTACGAATCGCCTATCGATGGGGCGGCCCCGTCTCGGTGAACGTCGACATGGTCCCCGAGATCAGCTTCGTCGATGACGAACGCATCATCTATTCCGGCGGCTGCTTTGGCCACGGCGTAGCGCTGACGCACCTCAACGGCCGAACCATCGCGGACCTGCTCGATGGCCGGAAAACCGAACTGACGGACTTCTGGATCGTGAACAGAAAATCCATCTCCATGCCCAACGACACGCTGTCCTTCGTCGCTGGCCGAGTGGCCCGCAGGGCGCTCCAGGCGTTCGACTGGTGGGAAGAGCGAAGCCTGCAAGGCAGATGA